In one Candidatus Omnitrophota bacterium genomic region, the following are encoded:
- a CDS encoding murein biosynthesis integral membrane protein MurJ yields MSLFRSAGKIGLATAFSRVLGFVRDMTVAAFFGTSLGAQAFVVAFRLPNFLREIVGEGATHSAVVPVLSEPLAQGDTSSFWEIVCVLWRVALVVLLLLAVAGVLLAPVLVGAVAPGFLSDPEKYALTVRLARWLFPYICLIGMTAI; encoded by the coding sequence ATGAGCCTGTTCCGGAGCGCGGGCAAGATCGGCCTGGCCACTGCCTTTAGCCGGGTGCTGGGTTTTGTGCGCGACATGACTGTCGCGGCTTTTTTCGGCACTTCCCTGGGGGCCCAAGCCTTTGTGGTGGCCTTTCGGCTGCCCAATTTTTTGCGGGAGATCGTGGGCGAAGGAGCCACACATTCGGCGGTGGTTCCGGTTTTGAGCGAGCCTTTGGCCCAAGGGGATACGTCTTCCTTTTGGGAGATAGTCTGTGTGCTTTGGCGAGTGGCGCTTGTCGTCCTCTTGCTGCTGGCTGTGGCCGGCGTCTTACTCGCTCCGGTTTTGGTGGGTGCGGTGGCGCCGGGATTTCTGAGTGATCCCGAAAAGTATGCGCTGACCGTGCGCCTGGCTCGCTGGCTCTTCCCCTATATCTGTTTGATCGGTATGACCGCAATTC
- the rpsT gene encoding 30S ribosomal protein S20, which produces MAHSLSARKSIRQAAKRQVRNHGIKTEIRTRTKAVLSSIDSGEKQAAAEALKQLESKMDKALKKGVMEKNTVARKKSRLAKRLSALSA; this is translated from the coding sequence ATGGCACATTCTCTATCAGCCCGCAAGTCAATCAGACAGGCCGCCAAGCGCCAAGTGCGCAATCACGGGATCAAGACCGAGATCCGCACGCGAACCAAGGCCGTGCTCAGTTCGATTGATAGTGGAGAAAAACAGGCGGCAGCAGAGGCCCTGAAGCAGCTGGAATCCAAGATGGACAAGGCACTGAAGAAGGGTGTGATGGAAAAGAACACGGTTGCCCGCAAGAAGTCTCGCCTGGCCAAGCGTCTTTCCGCTCTATCTGCATAG